The Spirochaetae bacterium HGW-Spirochaetae-1 DNA segment CCTATCTTACTTATACTGATATCCTCATCGAAGTCATACTTGTTACATCCCTGGTCCTTATAACCATTTTCCTCAGCAACCGTTTTAAGGGGAAAAAGCGTTCAGCCGTGATAACGCTTACGGGCATCATGATGGCCCTGGGTGTTTTCCAATATTCGTTCCATGGTTCCAATGAGCTCTTTGCAACAAATTACATTCTTCTGGCCCTGAGTATATTCTATTTTAACCGCCGCCTATCGCTCTTTGCGCTGATCCTGGTGCTCATTGCACAGACCGTACTCTTTACAATACGACCGGAACTGCTGCCGGGAGGGCCTGCATCTAACCTCCTGGTGCGATACATTGTTTACTGCATGGTGGGAATCGGCGCCATGACCGGCGCTGATGCCACATTCCGGCTCCTGGTTCTGGCCATCGAAAAGCAGGATGAGGCCACGAACAATTACGGGAGTCTGCAGGAGGCCGTGCGCGCCATCATGAAATCCATCGGCATCCTGAAGGAACAGACCTCGGAACAGGAATCAATCGCCGCCGACATGAACGACGTGTCACAGCAGCAGGCCGCTTCCCTGGAGGAGATTTCGGCCTCGCTTGAGGAACTGGCATCAAATTCGGAATCCATCAGCAACATCGCCCGCTCCCTTTTCGAAGAGCTTGATATCACCGTGGAATCGGTCAATGACCTCAAAACGGTAAACGACCGGACTCAGCAGAGTTCCACGGAAATCAACAATACCCTGAACAGCGTAACCCAGTATTCGGAAAATTCCTCCAGCCAGATAAACATGGCCAAGGACAGTTTCGTGACGCTGAAAAGCAAGAGCAACGAGATGTCCAATTTCGTCCAGGTCATAAATGACATTGCCGACC contains these protein-coding regions:
- a CDS encoding chemotaxis protein produces the protein MKSKEKKIDKIKNSRVESHAIFADVMTTNNRRLIKAFSIIATIANVAVTAIKATGKGSAYLTYTDILIEVILVTSLVLITIFLSNRFKGKKRSAVITLTGIMMALGVFQYSFHGSNELFATNYILLALSIFYFNRRLSLFALILVLIAQTVLFTIRPELLPGGPASNLLVRYIVYCMVGIGAMTGADATFRLLVLAIEKQDEATNNYGSLQEAVRAIMKSIGILKEQTSEQESIAADMNDVSQQQAASLEEISASLEELASNSESISNIARSLFEELDITVESVNDLKTVNDRTQQSSTEINNTLNSVTQYSENSSSQINMAKDSFVTLKSKSNEMSNFVQVINDIADQVNLLSLNASIEAARAGEAGRGFAVVADEISKLADATSSNAKEIEKIIRENQSLIDGSSRFIGESADMILQLNTAIQRIKHEIGDVGTLISDIDMTIKTIKSLNTKVHDSSKTIEHSTSEQRIATDESSRTTADIARKAQDIVDFASRITDTTKKINNLVNELSDITQTLQ